Within the Emticicia oligotrophica DSM 17448 genome, the region AGAAAGTATAATGCAGTAGTCTTACTTGATGCAGATAATCATTTGGTAGAAGGCTATATCACCAAGACAAAAGAATCTTATGTAAGTGGCAATCAAATTATTCAAACACACAGAATTGCCAAGAATTTAGATACTACAATGGCTAAATTAGATGCCATTAGTGAAGAAATAAATAATTCAATTTTCCGTTTAGGACATCATAATGTAGGACTTTCTGCGGCATTGATTGGCTCTGGATTAGTAATGAATTACGATTTGTTTGTAAGCTACTTAAGAAAGATTGATGTAGTAAGTGGCTTTGATAAACAATTAGAACTTGATGTAATGAAAGATAAGCTTCTTATTGAATATCTTGAAGAAGCATACGTACTTGATGAAAAGGTAAGAAATACACAGGTTTTTGAAACTCAACGAACTCGTTGGCTTGCTGCTCAGTGGAATTTTGCCAAACAGAATTTTTTAAGTGCTTGGGTTGAATTATTTAAAAATGGTAATGTTGATTTTTTCAACAAAGTAATTCAATTTGTTTTGCCTCCTCGTTTAATCTTAGTAGGAGTCCTAGGATTAATGCTTATTTTTAGTTTAATTTTTCCAGCTTACCTCACAGAAATTATTTCATTAAATGCTCTATTGTGGGCAGGTTTATTGATAGCTACGCCAACTTATTTACTGAAAATGTTGAATATGAAAGTTCTTTTGGAACTACCAAAAGTGTTTTTCAGTATGCTGAAGGCAATACTTAAGATTGGTAAGGCAAAGCAAAAGTTCTTACATACACCACACGGAGCTTAGTGAGTAGGGGCATACGAAAGAAATAATTGAAACTGTATTTGGTTAACTTATCTTAAATTTCTGAAAGGTTAGCAAACCTTCTTCTGCAATGATTATAGGAATTGAAGCACAAAGAATTTTTCGCCCGAAAAAGCATGGCATGGACATTTATGCACTTGAACTAATCAGAGCAATTCATAAGATAGATAAGGAAAATCAGTATGTGGTTTTTGTAAAACCAGATACTGATATATGCTTAAAATCAAGTGATAACTTAAAAGTGGTTGAAGTTGAAGGCAAGACCTATGTTGATTGGGAGCAGGTATCACTTCCTAAGGCAATTGAGCAAGAGAAAATAGATTTAATGCATTTTACTTCAAATACTGCTTCTGTAAAAATTAGCTGTCCGTTTGTACTTACGCTTCATGACATTATTTATTTAGAGAAGTTTCTTTCACAAGGGTCTTTATACCAAATTGCAGGACACTTTTATAGAAGATGGAATGTGCCGAAAATTGCTCCCAAAGCAAAATTTATTTTTACAGTATCTGAATTTGAAAAAATACAAATTCAAAAGGCACTTGGTGTAAATTTTGATAGAATACAAGTTGTTTATAATGCTTATAATCAGCAGTTTAGAGTAATTGACGAACAGCAGGAATTAGATAAAGTAAGAGTCAAATATTCACTCCCACAGGAATTTATTTTTTTCTTAGGTAATCAAGCCCCTAAGAAAAATATGAAAAGAGTCCTAGAAGCTTACGCTCAATATGTTGATTCAACTGAAAATCCAATAAAATTAGTTGTAGCTGAAAGTTCTCAAACTGATTTAATGAACCTCCTCAATGAAATTAATCGAAAAGATTTATCTTCAAATATTATACTGACAGGTTATGTTAAGCATGCCGAGTTACCATTTATCTATAACTTGGCTAAGTTATTTTTATACCCTTCTTTGCGAGAAAGCTTCGGAATTCCAATCATTGAAGCAATGGCTTGCGGAACACCAGTAATTACATCAAATACCAGTGCAATGCCTGAAGTAGCCGATGACGCAGCTGTGTTAATAAATCCAATGGATACATCTTCAATTACTCAAGCAATTAGGAAGGTTTTAGGAAGTGATAGTCTGTATAATGATTTAAAAAACAAAGGTTTAAATCGGGCGAAGGCTTTTTCATGGGAAAGTACAGCCGAAAAGACTATCAATTTTTATCGTGCTGTTCTTAATTCAGAATCAATTAAATCGCTGTAATAAAAAGATGAATACTATTGAAATTATTTTTTGGCTGTTAATTGGATTAACTTTTTATGCCTACATCGGCTACGGAATTTTGATTTGGATAATGGTTAAAATTAAACGATTATTCGTTAAGAGCAAATCTTACAATCCAAACTTTCTACCAGAAGTTACCTTGCTAATTGCTGCCTATAATGAAGAAGATTGTATTGAAGCAAAAATCGAAAATTCTTTATCTTTAAACTATCCAAAAGAGAAGTTGAAGATTGCATTTGTGACGGATGGTTCAACTGATAGAACTGCTGAAATTATATCAAAAAATTCTGCCATTACACTTTATCACAAGGATGGTAGAAGTGGTAAAATGGCTGCTATAAATAGAGTGATGCCACTTGTCAGTACACCAATTACAATTTATTCTGATGCTAATGCGATGCTAAATGCTGATGCTGTGAGAGAAATTGTTAAGCATTTTGAAGATGAGAAAGTTGGTGTTGTTGCAGGTGAAAAAAGAATTATGAAAACAACCGGAAAAACAGCTGAGGTGGGAGAGGGCATCTATTGGAAGTATGAAGGCTTTTTGAAGAGATTAGATTCAGAACTCTATTCTACCGTTGGAGCTGCAGGTGAACTTTATGCAATTAGAACTAGTCTTTTTGAGGAATTAGAAGCAGATACTTTATTAGATGATTTTGTATTATCGTTAAGAATTTGTCAAAAAGGATATGTGACTGCCTACGAGCCTAATGCTTTTGCTACTGAAACTGCGTCATTAAATAGTTCAGAAGAACTCAAAAGAAAAATCAGAATTTGTGCTGGGGGATTTCAATCAGTCGTCAGAATGCCTAAGTTATTAAATCCATTTAAAAATGGATTGCTTACTTTTCAATATATTTCGCACCGAGTTTTAAGATGGGTTGCAGTGCCATTTGCCTTGATTTTAATTCTTGGTTTAAATATTTCACTTTTTGAATATAATGAAATTTATAAAATTTTGCTCTTTGGACAGATTTTATTCTATTCAATGGCTATATTAGGTTTCTATTTTGAACGTGCTGGCAAGAAAGTTAAAGTTTTGTACGTGCCTTATTATTTTTCATTAATGAATTATTCGGCATTGGCAGGGTTTAAGCGTTTTTTAAACAATCAACAAAAAGTTGTTTGGGAAAAGGCAATTCGTTCTTGATAAAATGATATTTATTTTGCTGTTGAATGTTTTTTTTCTTAAATTTGGAATCTCATCCATTTTTTGGAATTAACTTTGCTATTGGGTGTTGATTATCAGTGTTTTACATATTTGGTATGTTTTATGCACTATTTTAATTCACCATAACGTCTAATATCATGTACTTCGAAAGCATAGCAGATTTAACTCAAGATTCGATTGAAAATCTAAAATTGAGTAACAATTATGTACTTGTATTCATGGCAGAAAAAACTGCTCACGAAGCAAATCAACTGATAGCTCTTCTCAATGACAATAATTTAAAGTTTTTTGGTGGAATTTATCCAACCCTTATTCACAACACCGAAAATTACTACGAAGGATTTGTTTTGATTTCTATTCCGAATGTTGAGCAAGTTGTCAAATTTTCAATGAAGGACGACTCATCTTTTCGAAGGATTGAAAATTTAGAAGGAATTAAAACTGCCATCCTGCTAATGGATGCGATGGTTGCTGAAACAGATTTATTATTAAAAAAAGTTTACGGTTTACTGAATAGCAAAATTAATCTTGTTGGTGGTGGAGCTGGATTCATGAGTTTTGAACAGAAACCTTGTATTTTTACTAATGAAGGAATGTTTGACGACGGTGCTTTACTCATTTTATTGAGTAGCAATAGTAAAATTGGCGTAAAACATGGTTGGGAAGTATTTGCAGGACCCTTCATTGCTACATCAACTGAAAAAAATATTATAAAAGAA harbors:
- a CDS encoding glycosyltransferase translates to MIAILIYFGIAVAYVFFFAIASKFYKKGSAKKGLDIENINFLFMVPAYKEDAVIIETAKNIISQPDFGSKDEVVIIADQLKPETITHLEELKVTVIEVFFEKSTKAKAINSAMKSLESWGRKYNAVVLLDADNHLVEGYITKTKESYVSGNQIIQTHRIAKNLDTTMAKLDAISEEINNSIFRLGHHNVGLSAALIGSGLVMNYDLFVSYLRKIDVVSGFDKQLELDVMKDKLLIEYLEEAYVLDEKVRNTQVFETQRTRWLAAQWNFAKQNFLSAWVELFKNGNVDFFNKVIQFVLPPRLILVGVLGLMLIFSLIFPAYLTEIISLNALLWAGLLIATPTYLLKMLNMKVLLELPKVFFSMLKAILKIGKAKQKFLHTPHGA
- a CDS encoding glycosyltransferase family 4 protein; translation: MIIGIEAQRIFRPKKHGMDIYALELIRAIHKIDKENQYVVFVKPDTDICLKSSDNLKVVEVEGKTYVDWEQVSLPKAIEQEKIDLMHFTSNTASVKISCPFVLTLHDIIYLEKFLSQGSLYQIAGHFYRRWNVPKIAPKAKFIFTVSEFEKIQIQKALGVNFDRIQVVYNAYNQQFRVIDEQQELDKVRVKYSLPQEFIFFLGNQAPKKNMKRVLEAYAQYVDSTENPIKLVVAESSQTDLMNLLNEINRKDLSSNIILTGYVKHAELPFIYNLAKLFLYPSLRESFGIPIIEAMACGTPVITSNTSAMPEVADDAAVLINPMDTSSITQAIRKVLGSDSLYNDLKNKGLNRAKAFSWESTAEKTINFYRAVLNSESIKSL
- a CDS encoding glycosyltransferase family 2 protein, encoding MNTIEIIFWLLIGLTFYAYIGYGILIWIMVKIKRLFVKSKSYNPNFLPEVTLLIAAYNEEDCIEAKIENSLSLNYPKEKLKIAFVTDGSTDRTAEIISKNSAITLYHKDGRSGKMAAINRVMPLVSTPITIYSDANAMLNADAVREIVKHFEDEKVGVVAGEKRIMKTTGKTAEVGEGIYWKYEGFLKRLDSELYSTVGAAGELYAIRTSLFEELEADTLLDDFVLSLRICQKGYVTAYEPNAFATETASLNSSEELKRKIRICAGGFQSVVRMPKLLNPFKNGLLTFQYISHRVLRWVAVPFALILILGLNISLFEYNEIYKILLFGQILFYSMAILGFYFERAGKKVKVLYVPYYFSLMNYSALAGFKRFLNNQQKVVWEKAIRS
- a CDS encoding FIST signal transduction protein, producing MYFESIADLTQDSIENLKLSNNYVLVFMAEKTAHEANQLIALLNDNNLKFFGGIYPTLIHNTENYYEGFVLISIPNVEQVVKFSMKDDSSFRRIENLEGIKTAILLMDAMVAETDLLLKKVYGLLNSKINLVGGGAGFMSFEQKPCIFTNEGMFDDGALLILLSSNSKIGVKHGWEVFAGPFIATSTEKNIIKELNWRPAFEVYKEVIESNSNNKFSESQFIDIAKIFPFGIYKEGAEFVVRDPIAINENNEIICISEVPENSTLQILTGDPEKLIDAASEVANQTFQDEGSAACLMVFDCITRVMYLEDQFTEELKAMKDVYSDKLCKIRGVSTLGEIASSGTGFVDFYNKTIVASSIYK